A genomic region of Bradyrhizobium sp. ORS 278 contains the following coding sequences:
- a CDS encoding sugar-binding protein gives MKRLWMVGASALLAMALGMGSAGAADKKVLAFVVNGASDFWKIAEAGLKKAQGELPDYTLQLKYPEQAAAAVQQRMLDDLVAAGAAGIMVSAVDPKNQTEHLNKIAGQTVLFTTDSDAPQSKRIAYIGSSNTELGKDAGKLMLKALPNGGKCVGFVGLLGADNARERIEGVKETIKGSKVELVDVRGDEIDQTRAKRNVEDILAAMPDVSCLVGFYSYNTPRIYEVLKEAGKLGKIKIIGFDEDPITLGGVKDGAIEGTVVQQPFEWGYQGMKLMAKVVQGDKSGVPANGIIIVPGKVIEKSNVDDFMAQMKTMLKK, from the coding sequence ATGAAGCGTCTTTGGATGGTCGGCGCGTCTGCTCTGTTGGCGATGGCGCTCGGCATGGGCTCGGCGGGAGCGGCCGATAAGAAGGTGCTCGCCTTCGTGGTCAACGGCGCGTCCGATTTCTGGAAGATCGCCGAGGCCGGCCTGAAGAAGGCGCAGGGCGAACTGCCCGATTACACCCTGCAGCTCAAATATCCGGAGCAGGCGGCGGCCGCCGTGCAGCAGCGCATGCTGGATGATCTCGTCGCGGCCGGCGCCGCCGGCATCATGGTCAGCGCCGTCGATCCGAAGAACCAGACCGAGCATCTCAACAAGATCGCCGGACAGACGGTGCTCTTCACCACCGACAGCGACGCGCCGCAATCGAAGCGCATTGCCTATATCGGCTCCTCCAACACCGAACTCGGCAAGGATGCCGGCAAGCTGATGCTGAAGGCGCTGCCGAATGGCGGCAAGTGCGTCGGCTTCGTCGGCCTGCTCGGCGCCGACAATGCGCGCGAGCGCATCGAGGGCGTGAAGGAGACGATCAAGGGCTCGAAGGTCGAGCTGGTCGACGTCCGCGGCGACGAGATCGATCAGACCCGCGCCAAGCGCAATGTCGAGGACATCCTGGCGGCCATGCCGGACGTGAGCTGTCTGGTCGGCTTCTACTCCTACAACACGCCGCGGATCTACGAGGTGCTGAAGGAGGCCGGCAAGCTCGGCAAGATCAAGATCATCGGCTTCGACGAGGATCCGATCACGCTTGGCGGCGTCAAGGACGGCGCCATCGAGGGCACCGTCGTGCAGCAGCCGTTCGAGTGGGGCTATCAGGGCATGAAGCTGATGGCGAAGGTGGTGCAGGGCGACAAGTCCGGCGTTCCGGCCAACGGCATCATCATCGTGCCCGGCAAGGTGATCGAGAAGTCGAACGTCGACGACTTCATGGCGCAGATGAAGACGATGCTGAAGAAGTGA
- a CDS encoding acyl carrier protein, whose product MTREQISELCVASLAKTLRLSPDRIDTTSKFSRLGLDSAMVVYVMMELEEKLGLEMSMDDLYDYPTIDELSQQLAGRCAARSAA is encoded by the coding sequence ATGACGCGTGAACAGATCTCGGAACTTTGCGTCGCTTCGCTCGCCAAGACTCTCCGTCTCTCTCCTGATCGGATCGATACGACGAGCAAGTTCAGCCGGCTCGGGCTGGACTCTGCGATGGTCGTGTATGTCATGATGGAACTCGAAGAGAAGCTCGGTCTCGAAATGTCGATGGACGACTTGTACGACTATCCGACGATCGACGAGTTGTCGCAGCAGCTGGCAGGTCGTTGCGCGGCACGGTCTGCCGCGTAG